A window of the Thermodesulforhabdus norvegica genome harbors these coding sequences:
- a CDS encoding TusE/DsrC/DsvC family sulfur relay protein translates to MAQTIEFKGKVFEVDEDGFIQSFDQWCPEWVEYVKQSEGIEELTEAHWKIIHMLQDYYKKHGIAPMVRILTKVTGYKLKEIYELFPSGPGKGACKMAGLPKPTGCV, encoded by the coding sequence ATGGCCCAGACAATTGAGTTCAAAGGTAAGGTTTTTGAGGTCGATGAAGACGGTTTCATTCAGAGCTTTGATCAGTGGTGTCCTGAGTGGGTAGAATATGTGAAGCAGAGCGAGGGAATCGAAGAGCTTACGGAAGCTCACTGGAAGATCATCCACATGCTTCAGGACTACTACAAGAAGCACGGTATTGCTCCGATGGTCCGAATTTTGACCAAGGTTACCGGTTACAAGCTCAAAGAGATTTACGAGCTCTTTCCGTCTGGACCCGGCAAGGGTGCCTGTAAGATGGCCGGTTTGCCCAAGCCGACCGGTTGCGTATAG
- a CDS encoding cobyrinate a,c-diamide synthase, giving the protein MQSAFVVGALRGGSGKTVVSVGLAASMVSRGLRVAPFKKGPDYIDAGWLTVAAGRPCYNLDLFLMTPDDVIGSFRLRSANADVALVEGNRGLFDGLDHDGTCSTAELARLLDLPVVLVVDVTKTTRTSAALVLGCIKLDERIKIVGVIANNVATARQEKIVRSSIEKECSIPLIGAIPRQRKNPFPERHLGLVPAVEHGSIEEAVGAMGSLIERYVDLASLLDCTSSDNTVWKRDNGKADPPAFDDGRPEDSEKRVNIGILQDRVFQFYYPENLEALEFAGARLVRITSSDSDLPDNIDGLYIGGGFPETHLEILADNSTLKSAIRDRIESGMPVYAECGGLMYLSRGIISGKRFYPMVGIFPVDVEMCRKPQGHGYGVGLVVAENPFWLKGTWIKGHEFHYSRISRFHGSVSFSVKLKKGHGIIEQFDGMIYKNCAAFYTHVHAVGNDEWARRFVNIARWYRELESAVIGGKGVEIPRRADNLLAG; this is encoded by the coding sequence ATGCAGAGTGCTTTCGTCGTAGGAGCCTTGAGGGGAGGTTCGGGAAAAACGGTTGTATCCGTTGGGCTGGCGGCTTCTATGGTTTCCCGGGGATTGAGGGTTGCTCCTTTCAAAAAGGGGCCTGACTACATCGATGCTGGATGGCTTACGGTAGCTGCAGGTCGTCCCTGCTATAACCTCGATTTGTTCCTGATGACTCCTGATGACGTAATAGGATCTTTCAGATTACGTTCGGCAAACGCAGATGTTGCCCTCGTTGAAGGTAATCGCGGTCTTTTTGACGGTCTCGATCATGATGGGACCTGTTCAACGGCTGAACTTGCAAGGCTTCTTGATCTCCCCGTCGTTCTGGTTGTGGATGTGACCAAAACAACCCGGACGTCCGCTGCCCTGGTTCTGGGCTGTATTAAACTGGACGAAAGAATAAAAATAGTCGGCGTTATAGCAAACAACGTTGCGACGGCCCGTCAGGAAAAGATCGTTCGAAGCTCGATAGAAAAAGAGTGCTCCATTCCTCTGATCGGAGCAATTCCGAGGCAACGGAAAAACCCTTTTCCTGAAAGGCATCTCGGGCTCGTTCCCGCCGTTGAGCACGGAAGTATAGAGGAAGCCGTCGGTGCAATGGGCAGTTTGATTGAAAGATATGTGGACCTGGCAAGCCTGCTCGATTGTACCAGTAGCGACAATACCGTCTGGAAACGGGATAACGGGAAGGCAGACCCGCCGGCTTTTGACGACGGCAGGCCTGAGGATTCAGAAAAAAGGGTAAATATCGGTATCTTACAGGATCGAGTTTTTCAGTTTTATTATCCTGAAAATCTGGAGGCTCTGGAGTTTGCGGGCGCCAGGCTCGTAAGAATCACCTCCTCTGACAGCGACCTTCCCGATAACATTGATGGTCTTTACATTGGCGGGGGCTTCCCGGAAACTCACCTTGAGATCCTCGCCGATAATTCGACCCTCAAGAGCGCCATAAGAGACAGGATAGAAAGCGGCATGCCCGTTTATGCCGAATGCGGCGGTTTGATGTACCTTTCCAGGGGTATTATATCGGGGAAGCGTTTTTATCCTATGGTTGGAATCTTTCCCGTCGATGTAGAGATGTGCCGTAAGCCTCAGGGACACGGATACGGTGTGGGGCTGGTTGTCGCAGAGAATCCCTTCTGGTTAAAGGGAACATGGATTAAAGGCCACGAGTTTCACTATTCCCGCATAAGCAGGTTCCACGGTTCCGTCAGCTTCTCCGTCAAATTAAAAAAAGGTCACGGAATTATTGAACAATTCGACGGTATGATATATAAAAATTGTGCAGCCTTTTATACTCATGTTCACGCAGTGGGCAATGATGAGTGGGCACGAAGGTTTGTCAATATCGCGAGATGGTACAGAGAATTGGAATCGGCCGTTATAGGAGGTAAGGGGGTTGAAATCCCCAGAAGAGCTGATAATCTTTTAGCCGGTTAG
- the lhgO gene encoding L-2-hydroxyglutarate oxidase, which translates to MLEAKAEILIVGAGILGLTVARELIRRGADRIIIVEKESEVGLHASGRNSGVLHGGVYYTPDSLKAKSCLRGNMLMKEYCAERGIPCVENGKVIVTSREKEIPVLEELERRARANGASVEMLDEKSLREIEPAARTVGKALWVKNTAAVEPKDVLKALVKDLIRSRRVSLRFTTAFDSLLGSGKARTTKGTISFDYFVNTAGAYSDVIAHRFGLAGEYRLVPFKGIYRKLNPRTPLASQINGNIYPVPDLRNPFLGVHFSRNVRGEVYVGPTAMPAFGREHYGILRGINGEAFRFFWYDWMLFMSQPSFRRVALTEPMKYFKSRFYRDAAKLLRGLSPHDLLPSNKSGIRPQLVNRKTKKLEMDFILLRDASAVHVLNPISPAFTSSMDLAEKICDALEGRHEYKTRS; encoded by the coding sequence ATGCTTGAGGCAAAAGCTGAAATTCTCATCGTTGGTGCCGGGATATTAGGGCTTACGGTAGCTCGAGAACTTATAAGGCGCGGTGCCGACCGTATTATTATCGTGGAAAAAGAATCCGAGGTAGGTCTCCACGCCTCAGGACGCAATAGCGGGGTTCTTCATGGCGGCGTCTATTACACACCGGACAGCCTGAAGGCAAAGTCGTGCCTTCGTGGAAATATGTTAATGAAGGAATACTGCGCCGAAAGGGGCATTCCCTGCGTCGAAAACGGGAAGGTTATTGTCACGTCCCGTGAAAAAGAGATCCCTGTGCTGGAGGAGCTGGAGCGAAGGGCGCGTGCAAACGGGGCTTCCGTAGAAATGCTGGACGAAAAAAGCCTGCGCGAAATAGAACCGGCTGCAAGGACCGTAGGTAAAGCCCTCTGGGTTAAAAACACCGCCGCCGTGGAGCCGAAAGATGTGCTGAAGGCGCTGGTTAAGGACCTGATCCGCTCCCGCAGGGTATCTTTGAGGTTTACGACGGCCTTTGATTCACTACTCGGTTCCGGAAAGGCGCGCACGACAAAGGGCACCATTTCCTTCGATTATTTTGTTAACACCGCAGGTGCTTATTCCGATGTGATAGCCCACAGATTCGGACTTGCCGGGGAATACAGGCTTGTTCCCTTTAAAGGCATTTATCGTAAGCTCAACCCCCGGACGCCACTTGCCTCACAGATTAACGGAAACATATATCCCGTGCCCGACTTGCGTAACCCCTTTTTAGGGGTGCATTTTTCCAGGAATGTTAGAGGAGAAGTTTATGTTGGGCCTACGGCAATGCCGGCTTTTGGAAGGGAACATTACGGTATTTTACGCGGAATAAACGGAGAGGCTTTTCGCTTTTTCTGGTACGACTGGATGCTCTTCATGTCTCAGCCTTCCTTCCGACGTGTTGCACTTACAGAACCGATGAAATACTTCAAAAGTCGGTTTTACAGGGATGCGGCAAAGCTCCTGCGCGGTCTCTCCCCTCACGATCTTCTTCCCTCAAATAAATCGGGCATAAGACCTCAGCTGGTAAACAGGAAGACGAAGAAGCTGGAAATGGACTTCATTCTCCTGAGAGACGCCTCGGCGGTTCACGTGCTCAATCCAATTTCCCCCGCCTTTACGTCGTCAATGGATCTTGCCGAAAAAATATGCGATGCACTGGAAGGTCGTCATGAGTACAAAACGCGATCGTGA
- a CDS encoding transposase, whose translation MERLLPEEERSPRRRRGCPWLDPREVSNGILWVLRTGSPWKDLPDRYPPYQTCRCRFQRRVRTGLMETILRAMTHDLKAARGSESEGVLH comes from the coding sequence GTGGAGCGGCTATTGCCCGAGGAAGAACGGAGCCCGAGGCGCAGGCGGGGATGTCCCTGGCTGGATCCCCGAGAGGTGTCAAACGGCATTTTGTGGGTCCTGCGTACCGGTTCGCCCTGGAAAGACCTGCCGGATCGATACCCGCCATACCAGACGTGCCGTTGTCGATTCCAACGCCGGGTGAGGACTGGGCTTATGGAGACGATTTTGCGTGCCATGACGCATGACCTGAAGGCCGCGCGGGGGTCCGAATCTGAAGGAGTGCTTCATTGA
- a CDS encoding tetratricopeptide repeat protein, producing the protein MRDEINDMQEQEVQEKRKFRLKRRHVIALSICLIIGCLTITNLALIKSSRERMQDYANLIEGLKNLGDRALKKGNYILAYRYYARILELSERTAKSPETDKIVKEVKQRVTTDKVLVNASKGLVYTGGTWVPREEFLRIYRELRDLKSEIRTLLRQAVLASMEGRQKDSVKYYEEALKKIDKYPDYLRDDFNRDEIEKAYEKALVYMHKEEAEISFGKGSYALAAYHFEKALKGAYKVNIDEGLRTNLLEMTITALTKKASEEAKQNQYEEAQNSIDEIDRLIKAYTNPESADRAKFVGLLISAWKNLLNEMIESLEKKAQSMISLGDYERALQILRLTLDNIQDSEYSNHPEIRKISEQLLKRMMFIQAARIESIKNFAHELALQGQYDEAKKILTDDALKLCNEPPLKGTEYALELRQSIAKEIEFVTSRKQKDFRDRKALIASVEEKIRKASVLENRGSWTEAILLYDDALEDLKESRFSEIPEIKKVITDLEARKDLTLKNFTIATVKALYKQAYENLKSSNLPDAMDACSSILRLTATNPWNNETLKSYREKATRLKEFLSTIDLIFSRAVHKEAEKFFSRMYGPKVAISIDNVSVEFVKPEGSQKESCLPLEIGGLTAAYVSLSDRTGFFPLTCTVNLTECNDGSQIEYRGVRCREHRVKSAYYGPEPISFGTEITGKEEK; encoded by the coding sequence ATGAGAGACGAAATAAACGACATGCAGGAACAGGAAGTTCAGGAAAAGCGAAAGTTCAGGCTTAAGCGCCGTCACGTAATAGCCCTTTCAATATGTCTAATAATAGGTTGCCTGACCATTACAAATCTTGCCCTGATTAAATCCTCCAGAGAAAGAATGCAGGATTACGCAAATCTAATAGAGGGCCTCAAGAACCTGGGGGACCGGGCATTGAAGAAAGGGAACTACATCCTTGCCTATCGTTATTACGCACGAATTCTTGAACTTTCGGAAAGAACGGCAAAGAGCCCTGAAACCGACAAAATCGTAAAAGAAGTTAAACAGAGGGTTACAACTGATAAGGTGCTGGTTAATGCCTCAAAGGGGCTTGTTTATACCGGTGGGACCTGGGTGCCAAGAGAGGAATTTCTCAGAATTTACAGGGAGCTGAGAGATTTAAAAAGTGAGATACGAACGCTTTTGCGCCAGGCCGTCCTCGCTTCAATGGAAGGACGTCAAAAAGATTCGGTAAAATACTACGAAGAAGCCCTTAAGAAGATCGATAAGTACCCGGATTATCTTAGAGATGATTTCAACAGGGACGAAATCGAAAAAGCTTATGAAAAGGCTCTTGTTTATATGCATAAAGAAGAAGCAGAAATATCGTTCGGTAAAGGTTCCTACGCCTTAGCCGCATACCACTTTGAAAAGGCACTGAAAGGAGCTTATAAGGTAAATATAGATGAAGGCTTAAGAACGAATTTATTGGAGATGACGATTACAGCCCTTACCAAGAAAGCATCGGAGGAAGCAAAGCAGAATCAGTATGAGGAAGCCCAGAATTCCATAGACGAAATAGACAGACTCATTAAAGCTTACACAAATCCGGAATCAGCAGATCGAGCGAAGTTCGTCGGCCTGCTTATTTCCGCCTGGAAAAACCTGTTGAACGAAATGATCGAGTCACTCGAAAAGAAGGCTCAGAGCATGATTTCTCTTGGAGATTATGAAAGAGCCCTCCAGATCTTGCGTTTGACTCTGGATAACATCCAAGATAGCGAATATTCAAATCATCCGGAAATCAGGAAAATATCGGAACAGCTTCTTAAACGAATGATGTTCATTCAGGCCGCCAGGATTGAGTCTATAAAAAATTTTGCCCATGAACTGGCGCTTCAGGGACAGTACGACGAAGCTAAAAAAATCCTGACCGACGACGCACTGAAGCTCTGCAACGAGCCTCCTTTAAAAGGAACCGAATACGCCCTGGAGTTGCGGCAGTCCATAGCGAAAGAGATCGAATTTGTAACATCCAGAAAGCAGAAGGATTTTCGGGATAGAAAAGCCCTGATTGCTTCAGTCGAGGAAAAAATCCGGAAAGCATCGGTGCTCGAAAACCGAGGCTCCTGGACCGAGGCTATTTTGCTTTATGACGATGCCCTGGAAGATCTGAAAGAAAGCCGTTTTTCCGAAATTCCCGAGATAAAGAAAGTCATAACCGATCTGGAAGCCAGAAAAGACCTGACTCTGAAAAATTTTACCATAGCAACGGTAAAAGCCCTTTACAAACAGGCCTACGAAAATCTCAAAAGCTCAAACCTGCCCGATGCAATGGATGCCTGTTCAAGCATTCTTCGCCTTACTGCAACGAATCCCTGGAATAACGAAACACTGAAATCCTATCGTGAAAAAGCCACCAGGCTTAAAGAATTCCTCAGCACCATTGATCTCATATTTTCCAGGGCCGTTCATAAAGAAGCGGAAAAGTTTTTTTCTCGAATGTATGGCCCGAAGGTGGCGATAAGTATAGATAATGTGTCGGTTGAATTCGTAAAGCCTGAGGGTTCTCAAAAGGAGAGCTGTTTGCCTCTTGAAATCGGTGGTTTGACGGCAGCTTATGTCAGTCTATCAGATCGGACGGGTTTCTTTCCTTTAACCTGCACGGTAAATCTGACCGAATGCAACGATGGTTCACAAATTGAGTACCGCGGAGTAAGATGTCGAGAGCACAGAGTTAAAAGTGCCTATTACGGGCCGGAGCCCATATCCTTCGGTACGGAGATAACCGGAAAGGAAGAAAAGTAA
- a CDS encoding MotA/TolQ/ExbB proton channel family protein, translating to MMPCIAGLLATGLWYLLVYYAIPSHRLEQIFLQRGLINVIITCTGFIGLAMIGHTIFQTKSIISSTSRKILSYAHNGNGAQVALLDFYKNSVIEKINRDYEYLSFFPTLCISLGFLGTVIGIAGGIGSLSAVFADSTDLVKVKNNIFNLVASLGIAFDSTLLGLVSSIILAVIISFGKRRTIKEVVSLFEGAIGEVLNNPETQKNVYQNKNNLNPLAGNVPQEKLEQYIEVMTSLGEKLRSLMELEERIAISVEHSAILSTMTDYTRENAALLKAILKVLKDLLKPKKYRIVEE from the coding sequence ATGATGCCTTGCATAGCAGGTCTTCTCGCAACGGGATTATGGTATCTTCTTGTGTATTATGCAATTCCTTCACATAGATTAGAGCAAATATTTCTCCAGAGGGGGTTGATAAATGTTATTATAACGTGCACTGGCTTTATAGGGCTTGCAATGATCGGGCATACAATCTTTCAGACAAAGTCGATTATATCATCCACATCCCGTAAGATTTTAAGCTATGCGCATAACGGTAATGGCGCGCAGGTTGCGCTTCTGGATTTTTACAAAAATTCTGTAATAGAAAAGATTAACCGTGATTATGAATACCTCTCATTTTTTCCCACACTTTGCATTTCCTTGGGTTTTCTTGGAACCGTTATCGGCATAGCTGGTGGTATAGGCAGTCTTTCTGCAGTTTTTGCTGACTCGACAGATCTAGTCAAAGTAAAAAATAATATCTTTAACCTGGTGGCTTCCCTTGGTATTGCCTTTGACTCCACCTTACTTGGTCTCGTTTCTAGTATAATTCTGGCGGTAATTATATCCTTTGGAAAGCGTCGTACAATAAAAGAAGTAGTGTCCTTGTTTGAAGGCGCAATAGGTGAAGTATTAAATAATCCAGAAACACAGAAAAATGTATATCAAAATAAAAACAATTTAAATCCATTGGCAGGGAATGTCCCTCAAGAAAAATTAGAACAATACATTGAAGTGATGACATCTTTAGGAGAAAAGCTCAGGTCTCTAATGGAACTCGAAGAGCGAATAGCTATTAGTGTCGAACACTCAGCAATTTTATCAACCATGACAGATTATACTCGTGAAAACGCTGCTCTGCTTAAAGCTATTCTAAAGGTATTAAAAGATTTGTTAAAACCCAAAAAATATCGAATCGTTGAAGAATAA
- the radA gene encoding DNA repair protein RadA, with translation MSTKRDRDRGVFICSECGYESAKWLGKCPECGGWNTFEESEPIGPALKFPGHLLKRPLPEVKSLSEISLEREFRIQTPILEWDRVLGGGLVPSSLVLISGDPGMGKSTLLLQVLAHLARRHTVLYISGEESDRQIRLRAERLGLAESKVLVACETSLERIIELAESYEVDILAIDSIQTIASSFLDATPGTVSQIRYCTDRLLQMAKLRNVTVIIVGHVTKEGIVAGPKALEHLVDVVLYLEGDPTHSFRLLRSVKNRYGSTNEIGVFEMKETGLHELTNPSQLLLAERPVGVPGSVVMPAVEGTRALLVEIQALVTYSSLAMPRRTTLGFDGSRASLLMAVLEKRLGLSFAQEDVFINVAGGLRLREPAADLPVCLALMSSHFDTPVSASLVAWGEVGLTGEVRAVGYGSIRLNEAVRLGFNEFVIPASTAEQMKKEFPSFEARLIGVASLREAVLRVFPDVKGAVK, from the coding sequence ATGAGTACAAAACGCGATCGTGACCGTGGGGTTTTCATATGCTCCGAATGCGGCTACGAATCTGCCAAGTGGCTGGGAAAATGCCCGGAATGTGGCGGATGGAATACCTTTGAAGAATCAGAGCCCATCGGGCCGGCCTTGAAGTTTCCCGGCCATCTTTTAAAGCGGCCGCTTCCAGAAGTAAAAAGCCTTTCCGAGATATCTCTGGAAAGAGAGTTCAGAATTCAAACACCGATTCTGGAATGGGACAGAGTTCTCGGCGGAGGGCTCGTCCCCTCCTCGCTGGTTCTGATCTCCGGCGACCCCGGAATGGGAAAATCGACCCTTCTGCTTCAGGTACTTGCCCACCTGGCAAGGAGACACACCGTCCTTTACATCTCAGGGGAAGAAAGTGATCGACAGATCCGATTGAGAGCCGAAAGGCTGGGACTCGCCGAATCGAAGGTTCTGGTGGCCTGTGAGACTTCTCTGGAAAGGATAATAGAACTTGCCGAAAGCTACGAGGTTGACATACTCGCAATTGACTCCATTCAAACCATTGCATCTTCTTTCCTTGACGCCACGCCGGGAACGGTTTCACAGATCCGCTACTGTACGGATCGGCTCCTTCAGATGGCCAAGCTCAGAAATGTCACGGTGATCATTGTGGGTCACGTAACCAAGGAAGGCATCGTTGCCGGTCCCAAGGCTCTGGAGCATCTCGTCGACGTAGTTCTTTACCTGGAAGGAGATCCCACGCATTCTTTTCGCCTGCTTCGATCCGTAAAGAACCGCTACGGTTCCACAAACGAAATCGGCGTCTTCGAAATGAAGGAAACGGGCCTTCACGAATTGACCAACCCGTCTCAACTCCTTCTGGCGGAAAGGCCTGTCGGAGTTCCGGGATCGGTGGTCATGCCCGCCGTTGAAGGAACGCGGGCTCTGCTCGTGGAAATACAGGCTCTTGTAACTTACAGCAGCCTGGCTATGCCAAGGCGAACCACGCTGGGATTCGACGGAAGTCGCGCTTCTCTGCTTATGGCAGTACTGGAAAAACGGCTTGGTCTGTCCTTTGCCCAGGAAGATGTTTTCATAAACGTGGCCGGAGGATTAAGGCTTCGGGAGCCTGCGGCCGATCTACCTGTGTGTCTGGCGCTGATGAGCAGCCACTTTGACACGCCCGTCTCGGCTTCTCTTGTCGCCTGGGGTGAGGTCGGTCTTACGGGCGAAGTCAGGGCGGTAGGATACGGAAGTATCCGGCTTAATGAAGCGGTGAGGCTCGGTTTCAACGAATTTGTAATACCTGCATCGACAGCAGAACAGATGAAAAAAGAATTTCCGTCATTCGAAGCAAGGTTGATAGGCGTAGCGTCTCTCAGAGAAGCGGTCCTCCGGGTTTTTCCCGATGTGAAGGGCGCTGTGAAATGA
- a CDS encoding MBL fold metallo-hydrolase, translated as MLSVSNYDKVTVGDGRVAIPGIFSLRVFLYHLDGLLIDTGPSRLSKAIRLFVMQYKPEQVAVTHTHEDHCGLASWINEKFPSTPIYTHPSGVQFAGRPACLPFYRRIFWGKREPFKARPYDGEVLRTDRYLFRVIHVGGHCPDHVVLYEERKGWLFTGDLFVTPYPRIGFFEENYSEHIKALEFLLSLKPEVIFCAHSGVHREAQTLLKERLDYLKEIRSKVVELRNAGLSDEKIVKIIFPQKPPIVYLSRGEWSAYHIVRSL; from the coding sequence ATGTTAAGTGTAAGTAACTACGATAAGGTTACCGTAGGAGACGGAAGGGTAGCAATACCGGGAATTTTTTCTCTCAGAGTATTTCTATATCATCTGGACGGCCTGCTAATAGATACCGGCCCGTCCCGGCTCAGCAAAGCAATAAGGCTTTTTGTTATGCAATACAAGCCGGAGCAGGTAGCCGTAACCCACACTCACGAAGATCATTGTGGTCTTGCATCGTGGATCAACGAAAAATTCCCGTCGACGCCGATCTATACGCACCCTTCAGGTGTCCAATTTGCCGGACGCCCTGCCTGTCTTCCCTTCTACCGAAGAATATTCTGGGGAAAAAGGGAGCCCTTTAAAGCCCGGCCTTACGACGGAGAAGTGCTGAGAACGGACAGGTACCTGTTCAGGGTCATCCATGTGGGCGGACATTGCCCGGACCATGTCGTGCTTTACGAAGAACGCAAGGGCTGGCTGTTTACGGGGGATCTTTTCGTTACTCCATACCCGCGGATCGGATTTTTTGAAGAAAACTACAGCGAGCATATAAAAGCTCTTGAATTTCTTCTGTCTCTAAAACCCGAAGTGATTTTCTGTGCTCATTCGGGAGTGCACCGGGAAGCACAAACTCTGTTGAAGGAACGTCTTGACTATCTTAAGGAAATCAGAAGTAAAGTGGTTGAATTGAGGAATGCGGGGCTTTCAGACGAAAAAATCGTCAAAATAATATTTCCCCAGAAGCCGCCGATAGTCTATCTTTCTAGAGGTGAGTGGTCGGCTTATCACATAGTCAGGTCATTGTAA
- a CDS encoding (Fe-S)-binding protein yields MEILVPRKLKQEIQDYLNQFDLNRCLTCGTCSNGCPITGTPGMEGWDTRKVIRMLALGLVDEVVQSKFPWICTGCGRCAYACPMGIDIVAILTHMKHLRPRDQVPGILHKGVENVLKTGNNMAIPREDYFFLMADLGAELAEEECPGFYVPIDKEGADILFFPNSKEVFADNDDMKWWWKIFYAARENWTIPSENWEAVDWGLFTGNYEATKILAKRKIEHMKRLKARRMIMPDCGGGSYGCRKGMKACVMEDPGNRVDYIYLYDYLKEIIETGRIKLDKSRNAGKVFTWHDSCKHGRELERNFGKGYYEEPRWIIQQCVDNFVDMEPNRSMNYCCGAGGGMWPMPYEDESAYHGRYKVRQIKNSGANVVVVGCSNCRDQMMKRLPKYYPEDCNYEVKYIWQLVAETLVLEPWSEEEIARAKEEARRQWEKLGVDMEV; encoded by the coding sequence ATGGAAATATTGGTGCCCCGAAAGCTAAAGCAGGAGATTCAGGATTATCTTAACCAGTTTGATCTGAATCGTTGCCTCACCTGTGGTACCTGTTCCAATGGGTGCCCCATAACCGGTACGCCGGGTATGGAAGGATGGGATACCCGTAAGGTAATTCGCATGCTGGCTCTGGGGTTGGTTGACGAAGTCGTGCAGTCAAAGTTTCCCTGGATATGCACCGGATGCGGCCGTTGTGCTTACGCCTGTCCGATGGGGATAGATATAGTCGCCATCTTGACTCATATGAAACATCTCAGGCCCAGAGATCAGGTGCCGGGAATACTGCACAAGGGAGTCGAGAATGTTCTTAAAACAGGTAACAATATGGCTATCCCCAGGGAAGACTACTTCTTTTTGATGGCCGACCTGGGTGCGGAGCTGGCAGAAGAGGAATGTCCCGGATTTTATGTTCCAATCGATAAGGAAGGGGCCGATATTCTATTTTTCCCGAACAGCAAAGAGGTTTTTGCCGATAACGATGACATGAAGTGGTGGTGGAAGATCTTTTACGCAGCCCGCGAAAACTGGACGATTCCCTCGGAAAACTGGGAAGCCGTGGATTGGGGGCTTTTTACGGGGAATTATGAGGCCACCAAGATTCTTGCGAAGCGTAAAATAGAGCACATGAAACGCCTAAAGGCCAGGCGTATGATTATGCCGGATTGCGGTGGTGGTTCTTACGGATGCCGTAAGGGTATGAAAGCCTGCGTGATGGAAGATCCCGGCAATCGTGTTGATTACATATATCTCTACGACTATCTGAAAGAGATAATAGAGACGGGGCGGATCAAGTTGGACAAGAGCAGGAATGCCGGTAAGGTGTTTACCTGGCACGATTCCTGTAAGCACGGTAGAGAGCTGGAGCGAAATTTCGGCAAGGGATACTACGAAGAACCCCGATGGATTATCCAGCAATGTGTGGATAACTTCGTCGATATGGAACCCAACAGGAGTATGAACTACTGTTGTGGGGCCGGCGGTGGCATGTGGCCCATGCCTTATGAGGACGAATCGGCCTATCACGGGAGATACAAGGTTCGCCAGATAAAAAATAGCGGTGCAAATGTGGTGGTCGTGGGTTGCTCCAATTGTCGAGACCAGATGATGAAACGGCTCCCCAAGTACTATCCGGAAGATTGCAACTACGAAGTTAAGTACATATGGCAGCTCGTGGCCGAAACTCTGGTCTTAGAGCCCTGGAGTGAAGAAGAGATCGCCAGGGCAAAAGAAGAAGCCAGGCGTCAGTGGGAAAAGCTCGGTGTGGATATGGAGGTGTAA
- a CDS encoding transposase encodes MVVADDSGLPIAVCVMGARPHEVRLAACLVRERPKRLIIDRAYDSDPLDACLKARGIEIIAPHLGNRRKLRTRDGRKLWRYKRRWKIERLFA; translated from the coding sequence ATGGTAGTGGCAGACGATTCTGGTCTTCCTATCGCCGTATGCGTCATGGGTGCTCGCCCGCATGAAGTGAGGCTGGCGGCGTGCTTGGTCCGAGAAAGGCCTAAGAGGCTGATCATCGATCGGGCGTATGACAGTGACCCGCTGGACGCATGCCTGAAAGCACGCGGGATCGAGATAATTGCACCCCACCTGGGCAACCGGCGCAAGCTCCGCACCCGGGATGGCCGGAAGTTGTGGCGGTACAAGCGGCGCTGGAAAATCGAGCGGCTGTTTGCCTGA
- a CDS encoding ferredoxin codes for MWKVTVDKDKCTGDGECVEVCPVDVYELVDGKAEPVNEEECLGCESCVEVCEQGAITVEEV; via the coding sequence ATGTGGAAAGTGACCGTTGACAAGGACAAGTGCACCGGTGATGGCGAGTGCGTAGAGGTTTGCCCCGTGGACGTTTATGAGCTGGTCGACGGAAAAGCCGAGCCGGTAAATGAAGAGGAATGCCTCGGATGTGAGAGCTGCGTCGAAGTTTGTGAGCAGGGCGCAATCACCGTTGAAGAGGTCTGA